Proteins encoded within one genomic window of Thioploca ingrica:
- a CDS encoding cell division protein, whose translation MIKFILNLLGGVVFFSSLQVILIHQQNRLQFIELQTLQQQREVLMVEWNRLQLEQSTWTQPSRIETIAREQLNMIPPAPDDIMVIKP comes from the coding sequence ATGATAAAATTTATTTTAAACCTGTTGGGGGGTGTAGTATTCTTTTCATCTTTACAGGTTATTTTAATTCACCAGCAGAATCGATTACAATTTATTGAATTACAAACATTACAACAACAAAGAGAGGTTCTAATGGTAGAGTGGAATCGATTACAATTGGAACAAAGTACTTGGACGCAACCGAGTCGTATTGAAACGATAGCACGTGAGCAATTAAATATGATTCCGCCAGCACCTGATGACATCATGGTGATAAAACCATGA